One genomic segment of Mycolicibacterium psychrotolerans includes these proteins:
- a CDS encoding three-helix bundle dimerization domain-containing protein, with translation MVDSSEWTAIQHVVERLTQCYPAVEPDTVMTVVHRSHAMFDGRPLRDFVPLFVERRSREELAKIGG, from the coding sequence ATGGTCGATTCAAGCGAATGGACGGCTATCCAGCACGTGGTGGAGCGGCTGACACAGTGCTACCCCGCTGTCGAGCCGGACACCGTCATGACGGTGGTGCACCGCTCCCACGCGATGTTCGACGGGCGGCCGCTCCGTGACTTCGTGCCGCTGTTCGTCGAACGGCGCTCCCGCGAGGAGCTCGCGAAGATCGGCGGCTAG